A section of the Marinoscillum sp. 108 genome encodes:
- a CDS encoding ImmA/IrrE family metallo-endopeptidase has translation MRTHTSFQPDWTSAPGQTMKDMLFNKGMSIPEFASDLNKSVDFANGLLAGYEEINPDVAYQLQLILGASSKFWLNRESIYRSQIEKLSVSPEMWLSNLPIKDMIRLGWINRTSDIYQECLNFFNVRNVQVWSQTYISSIEASRFRRSNTHDSKLGSLISWLRYGEIKASSTKTGQWNSEVFTNRLDEIKQLSRVKSPKDFLPRLNEICAECGIALVVSPTPAGCPASGAVKFVKDDKAMMLLSFRYLSDDQFWFTFFHEAGHLIMNHGSKTFIEEINNSTEDEDEKEANLFAGEALIPSPLRNEMRYLRRDKHSIVRFAAKVGVSPGIVIGQMQFEGLISPAYLNGFKRRYNWNEISEFTQ, from the coding sequence ATGCGAACTCATACCTCTTTTCAGCCTGACTGGACATCCGCCCCAGGGCAAACGATGAAAGACATGTTATTTAACAAAGGAATGTCCATTCCCGAATTTGCTTCGGATCTAAACAAATCCGTTGACTTTGCGAATGGGCTTCTTGCGGGTTATGAAGAAATAAACCCGGATGTTGCTTATCAACTCCAACTAATCCTTGGAGCTTCCTCAAAATTCTGGCTCAATAGAGAATCCATTTACAGAAGTCAAATTGAGAAATTATCAGTATCACCCGAAATGTGGTTGTCCAACCTGCCTATTAAAGATATGATCAGGCTAGGCTGGATTAATAGAACCTCTGATATATACCAAGAATGCTTGAATTTCTTCAATGTCCGAAACGTTCAGGTTTGGAGTCAAACATATATTTCGTCTATTGAGGCATCTAGGTTCAGGAGGAGCAATACCCATGATTCGAAATTAGGTTCATTGATTAGTTGGCTAAGATATGGTGAAATAAAAGCATCTTCGACCAAAACAGGTCAATGGAATTCCGAAGTATTCACAAATAGATTAGACGAAATAAAACAACTAAGTCGAGTAAAGAGTCCTAAGGACTTCTTACCTCGATTAAATGAGATTTGTGCTGAATGTGGTATAGCCTTGGTAGTATCTCCAACACCTGCTGGCTGTCCAGCCAGTGGTGCGGTCAAATTTGTAAAAGATGATAAAGCAATGATGCTTTTGAGCTTTCGCTATTTGTCCGATGACCAATTTTGGTTTACCTTTTTTCATGAAGCAGGTCACTTAATTATGAACCATGGTAGCAAGACCTTCATTGAAGAAATCAATAATTCTACCGAGGATGAGGATGAGAAGGAGGCTAACCTATTTGCTGGAGAGGCTTTAATACCAAGCCCTTTAAGAAACGAGATGAGGTATTTGAGAAGAGATAAGCATTCAATCGTTCGATTTGCAGCCAAAGTTGGTGTTTCTCCTGGAATTGTCATCGGACAAATGCAATTTGAGGGACTAATTTCTCCAGCCTACTTGAATGGCTTTAAAAGGAGATATAACTGGAATGAAATTTCAGAATTTACCCAGTGA
- a CDS encoding thymidylate synthase — MVVEAQTIDEIITQVFHELLARDFDISTSRSKRHGPTSEVIGNLLVLANPRARISRSETRGKPFSALGEVLWYFSGTNKLDFIEYYISPYCEDAEPNESGEMIIHGGYGPRLMSFRETINQFQSTIDRLKQKPNTRKAVIQLFDAEDLLGNHKDIPCTCTLQFLVRRNRLHLFTNMRSNDAVKGLAHDIFCFTFLQELIACELNIELGTYYHSVTSLHMYEEQKDQAKVYLSEGLQGTKICMPKMPTTSPVLSMSKLLEVENEIRKGAAINYTKLELDDYWLDLIRLLEVFKHKGDKIKLIRIKNSMSSKIFDDYIQKRILTAS, encoded by the coding sequence ATGGTAGTAGAAGCACAAACCATTGATGAAATTATCACACAAGTGTTTCATGAACTCTTGGCTAGAGATTTTGATATTTCAACCAGTCGCAGTAAAAGACATGGACCAACGAGTGAAGTCATTGGTAATCTTTTAGTTCTCGCAAACCCACGAGCAAGAATTAGCAGGTCAGAAACACGTGGGAAGCCTTTCAGTGCCTTGGGTGAGGTCCTTTGGTATTTTTCTGGAACTAATAAGCTTGATTTTATAGAGTATTACATCTCACCCTATTGTGAGGACGCAGAGCCAAACGAATCAGGTGAAATGATAATCCATGGTGGTTACGGACCAAGGCTCATGAGTTTTAGAGAAACTATCAATCAGTTTCAGAGTACCATAGATCGCTTAAAGCAAAAACCAAATACAAGGAAGGCAGTAATACAATTGTTTGATGCCGAAGATTTACTAGGAAACCATAAGGACATTCCGTGTACTTGCACTTTACAATTTTTGGTTAGAAGAAACAGGCTACATCTATTTACTAATATGCGTTCAAATGATGCTGTTAAGGGACTAGCTCATGATATTTTTTGTTTCACTTTTCTTCAAGAGTTAATTGCTTGTGAGCTTAATATCGAATTAGGAACATACTATCATTCCGTGACAAGCTTGCATATGTATGAAGAACAAAAAGATCAGGCTAAAGTTTACCTTTCCGAGGGTCTTCAAGGAACCAAAATTTGCATGCCGAAGATGCCAACAACATCCCCTGTTTTATCTATGAGTAAGCTTCTTGAGGTTGAAAACGAGATAAGGAAAGGTGCGGCCATTAATTACACAAAACTTGAACTGGATGACTACTGGCTTGATCTCATTCGCCTTTTAGAAGTGTTCAAACATAAGGGAGATAAAATCAAATTGATTAGAATAAAAAACTCAATGAGTTCTAAGATCTTTGATGATTATATTCAAAAAAGAATACTAACAGCATCTTGA
- the ileS gene encoding isoleucine--tRNA ligase, whose amino-acid sequence MAKYPEYKQVNYPKVAEEILKFWEDHEIFEKSVTEREGAPTFTFYEGPPSANGTPGIHHVMARAVKDIFCRYKTQKGFQVKRKGGWDTHGLPVELQVEKELGIKKDDIGKTISVADYNQKCKEAVMKFKDEWDRLTMQMGYWVDLDDPYITFDQKYMESLWHILKKLYDKGLVYKGYTVQPYSPAAGTGLSSHELNQPGTYKDVKDTSVVGQFKVKKDDRSAFLFSAADEDVRMLAWTTTPWTLPSNCALAVGEKITYVKVKTFNQYTYAPVSVVLAKALVGKYFSDKAKDIKLEDYKAGDKLIPFEITQEFSGKDILEVRYEQLMPYVTNEDLEKNAFRVIAGDFVSTEDGTGIVHTASVFGADDFRVAQQNNVPAILIKDETGQDVPLVNKKGQFVDQVTDFAGYYVKEEYYDDEVRNAPDFKPTDVLIAIKLKEENKAFKVEKYEHSYPHCWRTDKPVLYYPLDSWFIKTTAMKDRLVELNKTINWKPASTGSGRFGNWLENLVDWNLSRSRFWGTPLPIWVTKDRKEEICIGSIAELQAEVKKSIAAGYMKEEVGDDFDLHRPYVDDVVLVSASGQPMYRESDLIDVWFDSGAMPYAQWHYPFENQDTFDANYPADFIAEGVDQTRGWFFTLHAISTLLNDKVAFKNVIANGLVLDKNGNKMSKRLGNAVNPFETMDKYGPDATRWYMIANANPWDNLKFDIEGVAEVQRKFFGTLTNTYSFFALYANLDGFDFSKPALPMDQRTESDRWVISRLNSLIAEADAAFNDYEPTKAARAIQNFVTDDLSNWYVRLNRKRFWVGEYNADKEAAYQTLYTALMTVAKLSAPIAPFYAEHLFQDLNKVSGLDTSASVHLANFPVSDTELIDEELEKRMHLAQSASSLVHSLRKKEKIKVRQPLHKILIPILNEADKDRIAQVAALIISETNVKEVEYVDDASGILVKKIKPNFRKLGQHFGPKMKLLTPLINQMDQAQIKELEQTGEYAVELEGEKVVLGLEDVEITSEDIPGWLVASEDGLTVALDITITDELKKEGLSRDVVNRLQNLRKDQGLEVQDKINVSYHTNDESLKSAVEAFKSYIQKETQALSLEYVNEANGGTLLDIDGLELTVAIEIAKN is encoded by the coding sequence GTGGCTAAATATCCAGAGTACAAACAGGTCAATTATCCGAAAGTGGCAGAGGAGATCCTCAAATTTTGGGAGGATCATGAGATTTTTGAAAAATCAGTAACCGAGCGGGAAGGTGCGCCTACCTTCACCTTCTATGAAGGCCCGCCATCGGCTAATGGCACCCCCGGTATCCACCATGTGATGGCCCGGGCCGTGAAAGACATTTTTTGCCGATACAAAACCCAAAAGGGATTTCAGGTAAAGCGAAAAGGTGGCTGGGATACCCACGGACTTCCGGTGGAGTTGCAGGTGGAAAAAGAGCTCGGCATCAAAAAAGATGACATTGGCAAAACCATCTCGGTAGCTGACTACAATCAGAAGTGCAAAGAGGCCGTGATGAAGTTTAAGGATGAGTGGGACCGGCTGACTATGCAAATGGGCTACTGGGTAGACCTGGATGATCCTTACATCACCTTTGATCAGAAGTACATGGAGTCCCTGTGGCACATTCTGAAAAAACTTTATGACAAAGGCCTGGTGTACAAAGGCTACACCGTACAGCCTTACTCGCCCGCCGCAGGCACCGGGCTCAGCTCCCACGAGCTGAACCAGCCAGGTACCTACAAGGATGTAAAAGACACCTCGGTGGTCGGACAGTTTAAGGTAAAAAAGGATGACCGGTCGGCATTTCTTTTCAGCGCAGCTGACGAAGACGTGCGCATGCTGGCCTGGACCACCACGCCGTGGACACTGCCCTCCAACTGTGCGCTTGCTGTAGGAGAGAAGATTACTTACGTGAAAGTGAAGACTTTCAACCAGTACACCTATGCTCCGGTGAGCGTGGTATTGGCCAAGGCTTTGGTCGGAAAATATTTTTCTGACAAAGCCAAAGACATCAAACTGGAAGATTACAAAGCCGGCGATAAACTTATCCCTTTTGAAATCACTCAGGAATTTTCCGGTAAGGATATCCTGGAGGTGCGCTATGAGCAGCTGATGCCCTATGTGACCAACGAAGATTTGGAAAAGAATGCTTTCCGCGTGATCGCAGGAGACTTTGTGTCTACCGAAGATGGTACGGGTATCGTGCATACAGCCTCCGTATTTGGGGCAGATGACTTTAGAGTGGCCCAACAAAACAATGTGCCTGCCATCCTGATCAAGGATGAAACCGGCCAGGATGTGCCTTTGGTTAACAAAAAAGGGCAGTTTGTAGATCAGGTCACTGACTTTGCGGGATACTATGTGAAAGAAGAATACTATGACGATGAAGTACGCAACGCCCCGGACTTTAAACCGACGGATGTACTCATCGCCATCAAGCTCAAGGAAGAAAACAAGGCCTTCAAAGTAGAGAAATACGAACACAGCTACCCGCACTGCTGGCGTACGGATAAGCCTGTGCTTTACTACCCGCTAGACTCCTGGTTTATCAAGACCACCGCCATGAAAGATCGGCTGGTGGAGCTGAACAAAACCATCAACTGGAAGCCTGCCTCTACTGGTTCAGGTCGATTTGGCAACTGGCTGGAAAACCTGGTAGACTGGAACCTGAGCCGCTCAAGATTCTGGGGCACTCCGCTACCGATCTGGGTCACCAAAGACCGAAAGGAAGAAATCTGCATTGGCAGCATTGCCGAGCTGCAGGCCGAAGTAAAGAAATCCATCGCTGCGGGATATATGAAAGAGGAAGTCGGTGACGACTTTGACCTGCACAGACCCTACGTGGACGATGTGGTGCTGGTTAGTGCCAGCGGCCAGCCCATGTATCGGGAGTCAGACCTCATCGATGTATGGTTCGACTCTGGGGCGATGCCTTATGCGCAGTGGCACTATCCTTTTGAAAATCAGGACACCTTTGACGCCAACTACCCTGCCGACTTTATAGCAGAGGGTGTGGATCAGACTCGTGGGTGGTTTTTCACCCTGCACGCCATTTCTACTTTGCTCAATGACAAAGTGGCTTTCAAAAATGTGATTGCCAATGGCCTGGTGCTGGATAAAAATGGCAACAAAATGTCCAAACGACTGGGCAACGCCGTGAATCCATTTGAAACCATGGATAAGTACGGCCCGGACGCTACGCGCTGGTACATGATTGCCAACGCCAACCCGTGGGACAACCTGAAGTTTGACATAGAGGGTGTGGCCGAGGTACAACGTAAGTTTTTCGGTACGCTCACCAACACCTATTCTTTCTTTGCACTGTATGCCAATCTGGATGGTTTTGACTTTTCAAAGCCTGCCCTGCCGATGGATCAGCGCACCGAAAGCGATCGCTGGGTCATCAGCCGACTGAATAGCCTGATTGCGGAAGCGGATGCAGCGTTCAACGACTATGAGCCTACCAAGGCAGCCAGAGCCATCCAAAACTTTGTGACGGATGACCTGAGCAACTGGTACGTGCGCCTGAACAGGAAACGGTTTTGGGTGGGTGAATACAACGCCGACAAAGAAGCGGCTTATCAAACGCTCTATACCGCGCTGATGACGGTGGCTAAGCTATCTGCGCCTATTGCGCCGTTCTATGCCGAGCACTTATTCCAGGATCTGAATAAAGTTTCCGGCCTGGACACCAGCGCATCGGTACACCTCGCCAATTTTCCGGTATCGGATACGGAGCTCATCGACGAGGAACTGGAGAAAAGAATGCACCTCGCACAGAGCGCTTCTTCGCTGGTACACAGCTTGCGCAAAAAAGAAAAAATCAAAGTACGCCAGCCTTTGCACAAAATCCTGATCCCGATCCTCAATGAAGCGGACAAGGATAGAATCGCTCAGGTGGCAGCGCTCATTATCTCCGAAACCAACGTGAAGGAAGTGGAGTATGTAGACGATGCCTCGGGCATACTGGTGAAGAAAATCAAGCCCAACTTCCGTAAGCTGGGTCAGCACTTCGGGCCCAAGATGAAGCTCCTAACCCCTCTGATCAACCAGATGGATCAGGCGCAGATCAAAGAACTGGAGCAAACCGGGGAATATGCCGTGGAGCTGGAAGGTGAAAAAGTGGTGCTGGGACTGGAGGATGTGGAGATCACCTCTGAGGATATCCCGGGATGGCTGGTAGCCAGTGAGGACGGCCTCACCGTGGCGCTGGACATCACCATCACAGATGAGCTGAAGAAAGAAGGACTGAGCCGCGATGTGGTAAACAGACTTCAGAACCTGCGAAAAGATCAGGGGCTGGAAGTACAGGACAAAATCAATGTGAGCTACCACACCAATGACGAATCGTTGAAATCTGCGGTGGAGGCTTTCAAAAGTTATATCCAAAAGGAAACCCAGGCGCTCTCGTTGGAGTATGTAAATGAGGCCAATGGTGGCACCTTGCTGGATATTGACGGCCTGGAGCTAACCGTGGCGATTGAAATAGCGAAGAATTAA
- a CDS encoding HNH endonuclease: MNQLIAKYLKAFKKLRVDRSHGIAPHKPILLITIIESYQTGEILNRRVYITPELVALFKSIWSSLVTTSHDCRISYPFYYMKSESFWKLKPKAGFSDIDKMGSLVKSFSSLNSAVDFAEIDKELFELLISETDRAILKQFLLDEYFPNSQGKFGDGSEGARGLISGINDQIVNEPPAEYRASIRQLINENNDEEIFLRGSLFKREIPRIYNHRCCISGMQVDTPHNISMIDACHIIPFSESYDDTVTNGIALCPNLHRAFDRGLISINSDFSVIVSSSFIENESDYSLKNLEGNKLELPSDERFWPSIENLEWHSLTIYKSI, from the coding sequence ATGAATCAACTAATAGCAAAATATCTCAAAGCCTTTAAGAAATTAAGGGTTGATAGATCGCACGGAATTGCCCCCCACAAACCTATCTTATTGATTACGATCATAGAGTCTTACCAGACAGGGGAAATATTAAATCGAAGGGTTTATATCACTCCTGAACTTGTTGCTCTTTTCAAATCCATTTGGAGTTCGCTAGTCACTACTTCACACGATTGCCGCATTTCTTATCCATTTTATTACATGAAGAGTGAGAGTTTTTGGAAACTCAAACCAAAAGCAGGGTTTAGTGATATTGATAAAATGGGCTCGTTAGTGAAAAGCTTCTCCAGTTTAAATTCGGCTGTTGATTTTGCTGAAATTGATAAAGAATTGTTTGAGCTATTAATTTCCGAAACGGATCGGGCGATTCTCAAACAATTTTTGCTCGACGAATATTTTCCTAATTCTCAGGGCAAATTTGGAGACGGTTCTGAGGGAGCAAGAGGTTTGATCTCAGGAATAAACGATCAAATAGTAAATGAACCTCCGGCGGAATACAGGGCATCAATTCGTCAATTGATAAATGAAAACAATGATGAGGAGATATTCCTAAGGGGAAGTCTGTTTAAACGTGAAATACCCAGAATATATAATCATCGCTGTTGCATTTCAGGAATGCAAGTTGATACGCCCCACAATATTTCCATGATTGATGCCTGCCACATTATTCCATTCAGTGAAAGCTATGATGATACCGTGACAAATGGCATTGCCCTTTGCCCAAATCTTCATCGTGCTTTTGATAGGGGTTTGATTTCAATAAATTCAGACTTTTCAGTTATCGTTTCTTCAAGTTTTATTGAGAATGAATCAGATTATTCCCTTAAGAATTTAGAAGGAAACAAACTTGAATTACCAAGCGATGAACGATTCTGGCCCAGTATTGAGAATTTGGAATGGCATTCCTTAACTATTTATAAGAGTATTTAG
- a CDS encoding lipoprotein signal peptidase, whose translation MEKKRTPLYIYYLISLLVIAIDQVVKMAVHFNMDLGAKGQIKIFGDWFKLHYLTNPGMAFGMQIGFIDNGKLVLTLFRLAAMVAIGYYLYTLYKKETSKGLLICIAMILGGAIGNLVDSIFYGVFLDNAPYDAPTPWFYGQVVDMFYIDIWEGRIADWVPILGGDYMALWPVFNIADASIFMGITFILIFQKSFFGHETESSDQTEVKVEP comes from the coding sequence ATGGAGAAAAAACGAACACCTCTATACATCTATTACCTCATCAGCTTGCTGGTGATTGCCATCGATCAGGTGGTGAAAATGGCTGTCCACTTCAACATGGACCTGGGTGCCAAGGGTCAGATCAAGATCTTTGGGGACTGGTTTAAGCTGCACTACCTCACCAACCCCGGCATGGCTTTTGGCATGCAGATCGGGTTTATCGACAATGGAAAGCTCGTGCTCACGCTCTTCAGGCTGGCCGCCATGGTGGCGATTGGTTATTACCTCTACACCCTTTATAAGAAGGAAACCTCCAAAGGGTTGCTCATCTGCATAGCGATGATCCTGGGTGGTGCCATCGGCAACCTGGTAGATAGTATCTTTTATGGGGTCTTTCTGGACAATGCACCTTATGATGCCCCCACCCCATGGTTTTATGGCCAGGTGGTAGACATGTTTTACATCGATATCTGGGAGGGCCGCATTGCCGACTGGGTGCCGATCCTGGGCGGGGACTATATGGCCCTGTGGCCGGTCTTCAACATTGCCGATGCTTCCATCTTCATGGGAATCACGTTTATCCTCATTTTTCAGAAAAGCTTTTTCGGTCATGAAACCGAAAGTTCGGACCAGACGGAAGTGAAGGTGGAGCCGTAA
- a CDS encoding DUF481 domain-containing protein: MKSFLLSVGILVLSTATYAQILKVNKGSIDSDSSGYLMGSTSVDFNLNNKSATAEQSITYTGLEADADLAFIGKQHAHILINQLNYFKSTGGPLISTGYAHFRTNFLRKKLLSYELFTQIQYDGGRKMPLRYLLGGNTRLRLASSAHSSLFVGIGVMYEKENWKMLTDETQIIYKNLLKSTNYISYKQAFNEHVNINVMAYYQGGYDGEADVFRSRISGEAVLNVKLTNLLAFNTSFSAQYEDQPIIPINKLVYSLTNGFKFSF, from the coding sequence ATGAAATCATTCCTTCTGTCAGTGGGCATTTTGGTACTGTCCACGGCCACTTACGCACAGATCCTCAAAGTCAACAAAGGAAGCATCGACTCAGACTCCTCCGGCTATTTGATGGGCAGCACCAGTGTGGACTTCAACCTGAACAATAAAAGCGCTACCGCCGAGCAGAGCATCACCTACACGGGCCTGGAGGCGGATGCCGACCTGGCCTTCATCGGGAAGCAACATGCCCATATCCTCATCAACCAGCTCAACTATTTCAAATCTACCGGCGGGCCTCTGATCAGCACGGGCTATGCACACTTCAGAACCAACTTTCTGCGCAAAAAGCTACTCTCCTATGAGCTCTTCACCCAGATACAGTACGATGGTGGCCGGAAGATGCCCCTGAGGTATCTCCTTGGCGGAAACACGCGATTGCGGCTAGCCAGCAGTGCGCACTCCAGCCTGTTTGTGGGCATCGGCGTGATGTATGAAAAAGAAAACTGGAAAATGCTCACCGATGAAACTCAGATCATCTACAAAAACCTCCTGAAGTCCACCAACTACATCAGCTATAAGCAGGCCTTCAATGAGCACGTGAACATCAACGTGATGGCCTACTATCAGGGTGGCTATGATGGGGAAGCGGATGTCTTCCGAAGCAGGATCAGTGGTGAGGCCGTGCTAAACGTGAAACTCACCAACCTCCTGGCCTTCAATACGTCTTTTTCCGCTCAGTACGAAGACCAGCCCATCATCCCGATCAATAAGCTGGTGTACTCCCTCACCAACGGGTTTAAGTTTTCGTTTTGA